The following proteins are encoded in a genomic region of Methanomicrobiales archaeon HGW-Methanomicrobiales-1:
- a CDS encoding ArsR family transcriptional regulator, with protein sequence MGATSGTLTEMRELKTEVTGLRTELKRFIERANQQHVDTVLTDLKKNYSDLFTNHQVGSAKADLSAHMVKDCTMRDKCYEVFMDFLQNTAKHIKDGKVSDEIIQSYREQMKTMRSKGPYDRCDTCFSEVHRLFGKQIDLMQSLGIYEKTREAGETGLEILDESVVKELLEPVANIQRFQILKSLAVQTRTFSDISQLTGLRGGNLLFHIRKLTDTGMILQRHDRGDYVITDKGFKTMTAIAELYRVLNPN encoded by the coding sequence ATGGGAGCGACATCAGGAACCCTCACAGAAATGCGTGAACTCAAGACGGAGGTTACCGGGCTCCGGACCGAACTGAAACGGTTCATAGAGCGGGCTAACCAACAGCACGTTGATACCGTTCTTACGGATCTGAAAAAAAATTATTCAGATCTCTTCACGAACCACCAGGTCGGGAGTGCGAAAGCGGATCTCTCCGCACACATGGTTAAGGACTGCACAATGCGGGACAAGTGTTATGAGGTATTTATGGATTTTTTACAGAATACCGCAAAGCACATCAAAGACGGGAAGGTCTCGGATGAGATTATCCAGTCGTACCGCGAGCAGATGAAGACGATGCGGAGTAAGGGCCCTTACGATCGCTGCGATACCTGTTTTTCTGAAGTTCACCGGCTGTTTGGGAAACAGATTGACCTGATGCAGTCGCTTGGAATCTACGAAAAAACCCGGGAGGCAGGAGAGACCGGGCTGGAAATCCTTGACGAGTCCGTGGTAAAAGAGCTGCTCGAACCCGTAGCAAACATCCAGCGTTTTCAGATCCTCAAGTCACTTGCTGTCCAGACCCGGACGTTCTCTGATATTTCGCAACTGACCGGGCTGCGGGGGGGCAATCTTCTCTTCCACATCCGGAAACTGACGGATACCGGTATGATCCTCCAGCGCCATGATCGGGGAGATTATGTGATCACCGATAAGGGTTTTAAAACAATGACGGCGATCGCAGAGCTGTACCGGGTACTGAACCCGAACTAA
- a CDS encoding ATP-utilizing enzyme (ATP-grasp superfamily): MKVLLAEYATCHDPALAPEGAAMLATLKKSFECCGHEVILPGCGDFADEIERLAPTCDMGLVIAPDHLLARYTQILEQHTHNLGCGFMTAALCANKMQTEKILRAHGVPVPAEASAGKRIIKPVKGCGAQGVRVSDNPAGEGEFSQQFIEGEHFSVSLVASRVIGDACAYFTGKPPLVLAVNRQLIGQSADGSIQYLGGETPVHPAREAEIIETAKKTIITLGGQGYCGVDVVVADKVYVVDVNSRITTSLVGIAACMKEEIAGILVDASKGGGPDEVHLTGSVRFDTHGKVSPL, translated from the coding sequence ATGAAAGTCCTGCTCGCAGAATATGCCACCTGTCATGATCCCGCCCTCGCTCCTGAGGGTGCAGCAATGTTAGCGACTTTGAAAAAGAGTTTTGAGTGCTGCGGGCATGAAGTCATTCTGCCGGGATGCGGGGATTTTGCTGATGAGATCGAGCGCCTTGCACCAACGTGTGATATGGGACTGGTGATCGCACCCGATCACCTGCTTGCGCGATATACACAGATCCTCGAACAGCACACGCACAATCTCGGCTGTGGTTTCATGACTGCTGCACTCTGTGCCAACAAGATGCAGACCGAAAAGATCCTACGTGCGCATGGCGTGCCGGTACCGGCGGAAGCATCTGCAGGAAAGCGAATAATCAAACCGGTAAAAGGTTGCGGTGCGCAGGGCGTACGTGTATCAGACAATCCTGCGGGTGAGGGAGAATTTTCCCAGCAGTTTATTGAAGGAGAACATTTCTCGGTAAGCCTGGTTGCCAGCCGGGTAATCGGGGATGCGTGCGCATATTTTACCGGTAAACCCCCGCTTGTCCTTGCCGTGAACCGTCAGCTTATTGGGCAGTCCGCAGACGGTTCGATCCAGTACCTTGGCGGTGAGACACCGGTCCATCCCGCACGGGAAGCAGAGATCATCGAAACTGCCAAAAAAACAATTATTACCCTCGGGGGACAGGGATACTGCGGCGTGGATGTGGTAGTTGCCGACAAGGTTTACGTAGTGGACGTGAACTCCCGGATCACCACAAGCCTCGTGGGTATCGCGGCCTGCATGAAAGAAGAGATCGCAGGAATTCTTGTTGATGCTTCGAAAGGAGGAGGCCCGGACGAGGTCCACCTTACGGGAAGTGTCCGCTTCGATACGCACGGGAAGGTTTCCCCGCTATGA
- a CDS encoding ArsR family transcriptional regulator, producing MRTENVMYFTEKEEEFANLLIEIGTKRNVAKVLVFLANTPEATSRAIERGTDLRQPEVSIAMRYLLEQDWISSRESKAESKGRPVKIYELAKPIHQIMDSIEKEKKKEANNQLALVHKLRDYLN from the coding sequence ATGAGAACTGAAAATGTAATGTATTTTACCGAAAAGGAAGAGGAATTTGCAAACCTCCTCATCGAGATTGGAACCAAGAGAAATGTGGCAAAGGTGCTCGTATTTCTTGCAAATACTCCTGAAGCCACATCCCGGGCAATCGAGCGGGGAACCGATCTCCGCCAGCCGGAAGTCAGCATTGCCATGCGCTACCTCCTCGAACAGGACTGGATCTCCAGCCGCGAGAGCAAGGCAGAGAGCAAAGGCCGCCCGGTAAAGATCTACGAGCTGGCAAAACCCATACACCAGATTATGGACAGCATCGAAAAAGAGAAGAAGAAAGAAGCGAACAACCAGCTCGCTCTTGTTCATAAACTACGCGATTATCTCAACTAA
- a CDS encoding formate transporter, whose amino-acid sequence MVFHPPVAITAKAGDAGKYKVGLPAWNMLLRGFMAGAYIAMGAALATMCSTGIQASDAALRFGTASAGFSQLITGAVFPVGLIIIILTGAELFTGDAMLAPMAAFIHKVSWAQVLNLWVWVYVGNLIGSLVFAYIMAYGPFVSFDAAGVATVNAFGLRAIGIAGAKVSYVGLMGMWSLFLKAIACNWLVNLAVLLGICADDAAGKFFGIWFPIMAFVSSGFEHCVANMYFIPAGILTQGFITDPAKINMGLNWVTMWTSNVIVATIGNIVGGLLFVGVLYWVAFRKEIAALK is encoded by the coding sequence ATGGTGTTTCATCCTCCGGTAGCAATTACTGCAAAAGCAGGAGATGCCGGTAAGTACAAAGTTGGCTTGCCCGCATGGAATATGCTCCTTCGTGGATTCATGGCTGGTGCATATATCGCAATGGGTGCCGCTCTCGCAACAATGTGCAGCACGGGTATTCAGGCAAGCGATGCCGCACTGCGGTTTGGTACTGCCAGTGCAGGTTTTTCACAGCTGATTACAGGAGCTGTCTTCCCGGTTGGGCTTATTATCATCATCCTGACTGGTGCTGAGCTCTTCACCGGTGACGCAATGCTCGCCCCGATGGCAGCATTTATTCACAAGGTCAGCTGGGCACAGGTCCTGAATCTCTGGGTCTGGGTCTATGTGGGTAACCTCATTGGATCATTAGTATTTGCCTACATCATGGCATACGGTCCATTCGTATCGTTCGATGCAGCTGGCGTCGCAACCGTAAATGCATTCGGGTTACGGGCGATTGGCATAGCAGGCGCAAAGGTCAGTTATGTAGGACTGATGGGCATGTGGTCCTTGTTCCTCAAGGCTATTGCTTGTAACTGGCTTGTCAACCTCGCTGTCCTGCTCGGAATCTGTGCAGATGATGCAGCCGGCAAGTTCTTTGGTATCTGGTTCCCTATCATGGCCTTCGTTTCCAGCGGATTCGAACACTGTGTTGCGAACATGTACTTCATTCCCGCCGGTATCCTTACGCAGGGATTCATTACTGACCCCGCTAAAATCAACATGGGTCTGAACTGGGTCACGATGTGGACCAGCAATGTTATTGTTGCCACCATCGGAAACATCGTTGGTGGACTGCTCTTTGTCGGTGTCCTTTACTGGGTCGCATTCCGCAAAGAGATTGCAGCGCTGAAGTAA
- a CDS encoding ribose 5-phosphate isomerase A, translated as MDSATRDPAAAKRAAGYKAAEMVKDGMIIGLGTGSTVMYTMERLSQRMQEGLTISGIPTSFQTAIRARGYGITLTTLDDHPVIDLAIDGADEVDPQLRLIKGRGAAHTREKCVAAAARQFVVVVDEQKIVTRLDGPVPVEIVPFAIRPVMDQLRAMGCDPVLREGVKKDGPVITDNMNFILDAKFKTIAEPDKLEAALGLIPGVVESGLFCNFTDKTTVIVGGEKKCRIIP; from the coding sequence ATGGACTCAGCGACACGCGATCCCGCAGCAGCCAAACGTGCAGCAGGCTACAAGGCAGCAGAGATGGTAAAAGACGGAATGATCATCGGCCTTGGCACAGGTTCAACGGTCATGTATACCATGGAGCGGCTGTCTCAGCGCATGCAGGAAGGACTTACAATCTCCGGGATTCCAACCTCTTTTCAGACGGCAATACGGGCTCGTGGGTATGGTATAACGTTAACAACGCTCGATGATCACCCTGTCATCGATCTGGCAATTGACGGGGCTGATGAAGTTGACCCGCAGTTACGGCTGATCAAAGGCCGGGGTGCGGCACATACCCGGGAAAAATGCGTGGCGGCGGCGGCTCGACAATTTGTTGTCGTTGTCGATGAGCAGAAGATAGTGACCCGGTTGGACGGCCCGGTACCGGTAGAGATCGTCCCGTTTGCTATCCGGCCGGTTATGGATCAGCTCAGGGCAATGGGATGTGACCCGGTATTGCGGGAAGGGGTGAAAAAAGACGGCCCGGTGATCACCGATAACATGAATTTCATCCTTGATGCAAAATTCAAAACGATTGCTGAACCTGATAAACTCGAAGCAGCCCTCGGCCTTATCCCCGGGGTAGTCGAGAGTGGGCTTTTCTGTAATTTTACGGATAAAACCACCGTGATTGTCGGTGGCGAAAAAAAATGCAGGATTATCCCTTAG
- a CDS encoding H4MPT-linked C1 transfer pathway protein, with protein sequence MIGIDVGGANLKIVNEAGAHIHYCPLWKNAPITSLLKPYVGAPDNPAAVVMSGELADSFSNKQEGISFIVSAVQAAFPHARFYGMDGMFHSHAVPQLAAANWLASADFLRQDYPDAVLLDIGSTTADIIPLNHFNSLRGLTDLLRLQNGYLIYTGMLRGNIATLLSSVLLDGVPTPVSSEFFAASADAHLVLDHISAEQYTCDTPDKKEKTKSASLRRLARIVCADLEEIGEPGAREIAGQFWEKQRNLICDQVRKLAADSGARQVIVAGIGAPLFAKELGGIDLNRKLGPVADALPAYAVRELALGRELD encoded by the coding sequence ATGATCGGCATCGATGTGGGAGGGGCGAATCTTAAAATCGTCAATGAGGCCGGTGCTCACATCCATTACTGCCCGCTCTGGAAGAATGCACCCATCACATCCCTTTTGAAACCATATGTTGGTGCTCCTGATAATCCGGCAGCTGTGGTGATGAGCGGCGAGCTTGCGGACAGTTTTTCTAACAAGCAGGAGGGGATCTCGTTTATTGTGAGTGCAGTGCAGGCTGCATTTCCCCACGCCCGTTTTTACGGTATGGATGGAATGTTTCATTCTCATGCAGTGCCCCAACTGGCTGCGGCCAACTGGCTCGCTTCTGCGGATTTCCTGCGACAGGATTATCCAGACGCCGTGCTCCTCGATATCGGGAGCACGACTGCTGACATCATTCCACTTAATCATTTTAACTCACTGCGTGGCCTGACCGATCTTCTGCGTCTGCAGAATGGGTATCTCATCTATACCGGTATGCTGCGGGGAAATATCGCCACGCTCCTTTCATCAGTTCTGCTCGATGGTGTACCCACTCCGGTCAGCTCGGAATTTTTCGCTGCAAGTGCCGATGCTCACCTTGTGCTTGATCACATCAGCGCTGAGCAATACACCTGTGATACACCGGATAAGAAAGAGAAAACAAAATCAGCATCCCTGCGCAGGCTCGCCCGAATTGTCTGTGCCGATCTTGAAGAGATTGGTGAGCCCGGCGCTAGGGAGATTGCCGGACAATTCTGGGAGAAGCAGCGGAACCTGATTTGCGATCAGGTCCGGAAGTTAGCCGCAGATTCCGGTGCCCGGCAGGTTATCGTTGCCGGTATCGGTGCTCCGCTCTTTGCAAAGGAGCTGGGCGGGATTGATCTGAACCGGAAACTGGGGCCGGTTGCAGATGCTCTTCCGGCGTATGCGGTACGGGAACTCGCGCTTGGGAGAGAGCTGGATTAG
- a CDS encoding chloride channel protein, with product MYRFNRLIDPYKRVLFIAIVVGIISGIGSLLFYEGLKLGSEFFMGYLMNYQMPLEGESPAVISQWSAPGNMFLLLPIICTGALLSGLLIAYLAPEAEGHGTDAAIKAFHTDGKIRRRVPFLKAITAILTISTGGSAGREGPAAQISAGFGSMVADYFQLSARERRLALTTGIGAGIGTIFKAPLGGAVLAAEILYIRDFESEAIIPSFLASIIGYSIFGLFEGFDPIFALLPVSWNIWQLPFFLVLGIFCALIGLLYIAVFYGTRDVFARFFKERNLPRYLKPVSGAFILGVIVIALSFISADGQMLGLAGLGTGYGFVQLTLYSMVPLVVLLCLPFMKILTTSLTLGSGGSGGVFAPGLTIGAATGGAVGLIFHLLFPDIIPLASVPVFCIVGMIALFGAIANAPIAVLIMVVEMMGNFSLLVPAMAGVGIAYLITAGKTIYREQVPTKAQSGAHRSEYGKRVLEQITVREAMIAKDQVITLSPDDPIQRAHSLIDQTTHTGFPVLDNGRLVGILTATDVRRCENIFALSSPVRDAMSCKLVVVSSMDSMENAMRLMLMNNIHHIPVVEPENPGQLVGFLTRTDMMKIYARACQIIEDCR from the coding sequence ATGTACCGATTCAATCGCTTAATCGATCCCTATAAACGCGTCCTTTTCATCGCGATAGTTGTCGGGATTATTTCCGGGATTGGTTCGCTTCTCTTTTATGAAGGATTGAAACTGGGCTCGGAGTTCTTCATGGGTTACCTGATGAACTACCAGATGCCGCTCGAGGGGGAGAGCCCTGCGGTAATCTCCCAGTGGTCGGCGCCGGGCAATATGTTTCTCCTGCTCCCCATCATCTGTACCGGAGCATTGCTCTCGGGACTGCTCATCGCATATCTTGCTCCCGAGGCGGAGGGGCACGGGACCGATGCGGCGATAAAAGCCTTCCATACGGATGGAAAGATTCGCCGGAGAGTCCCGTTTCTAAAAGCGATTACTGCCATCCTGACCATATCGACCGGTGGTAGTGCGGGAAGAGAAGGACCCGCGGCCCAGATATCAGCGGGTTTTGGTTCCATGGTGGCGGATTATTTCCAGTTGTCGGCCAGGGAACGCCGGCTCGCGCTTACGACCGGGATCGGGGCCGGGATAGGGACGATCTTCAAGGCGCCGCTGGGTGGAGCCGTTCTCGCCGCCGAAATCCTTTACATCCGCGATTTTGAATCTGAAGCGATCATCCCCTCGTTTCTTGCCTCGATTATCGGGTACTCCATTTTCGGGTTATTCGAGGGGTTTGATCCGATATTTGCCTTATTGCCGGTATCGTGGAATATCTGGCAGCTCCCCTTTTTCCTCGTACTTGGGATTTTCTGTGCCTTAATCGGGCTCTTATACATCGCAGTTTTTTACGGAACCCGGGACGTGTTTGCCCGGTTCTTTAAGGAACGGAATCTTCCCCGCTACTTAAAACCGGTCAGCGGGGCGTTCATTCTTGGCGTTATCGTCATTGCGCTCTCTTTTATCTCCGCTGACGGGCAGATGCTCGGTCTTGCCGGGCTCGGTACGGGATACGGGTTTGTCCAGCTCACCCTCTATTCCATGGTTCCTCTGGTCGTCCTGCTCTGTCTCCCGTTCATGAAAATCCTTACCACCTCTCTCACGTTAGGTTCCGGGGGAAGCGGCGGTGTCTTTGCGCCGGGCCTGACCATTGGTGCTGCCACCGGAGGCGCGGTTGGTCTGATCTTTCATCTCCTCTTTCCGGATATTATCCCGCTCGCGTCCGTTCCGGTTTTTTGTATTGTCGGCATGATTGCGCTCTTTGGCGCAATAGCAAATGCCCCGATTGCCGTGCTGATCATGGTTGTTGAGATGATGGGAAATTTCTCGCTTCTCGTGCCCGCGATGGCCGGCGTTGGCATCGCATATCTGATCACTGCAGGAAAGACCATTTACCGGGAGCAGGTGCCCACAAAGGCACAGTCCGGGGCTCACCGGAGTGAATACGGGAAGCGGGTGCTGGAACAGATCACGGTTCGTGAGGCAATGATTGCAAAAGACCAGGTGATCACCCTGAGTCCTGATGATCCCATCCAGAGGGCGCATTCCTTAATCGACCAGACTACCCATACCGGTTTTCCGGTGCTTGACAATGGCCGGCTTGTCGGTATCCTTACCGCGACCGATGTCCGCCGCTGCGAGAATATCTTTGCCCTGTCTTCACCGGTCCGTGACGCGATGTCGTGCAAGCTTGTCGTGGTCTCCTCTATGGATTCAATGGAAAATGCCATGCGGCTGATGCTTATGAACAATATCCACCATATTCCGGTTGTCGAGCCTGAGAACCCTGGACAGCTGGTGGGTTTTCTCACCCGGACCGATATGATGAAGATCTATGCCCGGGCCTGCCAGATCATCGAAGATTGCAGGTAA
- a CDS encoding TATA-box-binding protein, whose translation MKVRPEDSLKIENIVASAKVTDYLDLPDIASKITGAEYNKKRFPGVVLRMQDPKIAALVFGSGKVVLTGAKSVDSLSKGLNILGGLLRDLGIDIPKKLDYKIQNIVTSADLATPINLNKIAVGFNLDRIEYEPEQFPGLVYRLEVPKVVVLLFGSGKLIITGGKQPEDAKKAVVKILSDLRSLGLI comes from the coding sequence ATGAAGGTCAGGCCGGAAGATTCCCTTAAGATCGAAAACATTGTTGCCTCAGCCAAGGTGACCGATTATCTGGATCTACCCGATATTGCATCCAAGATTACTGGTGCAGAATATAACAAGAAGCGTTTTCCGGGCGTTGTGCTCCGGATGCAGGATCCCAAGATCGCAGCGCTCGTCTTTGGTTCAGGAAAAGTGGTGTTAACCGGTGCAAAGAGTGTTGACAGCCTGAGCAAGGGTCTCAATATACTCGGCGGTCTCCTGCGGGATCTGGGAATCGATATTCCCAAAAAACTGGATTACAAGATCCAGAACATTGTCACTTCCGCAGATCTTGCAACTCCTATCAACCTGAATAAGATCGCCGTTGGTTTCAATCTCGACCGGATCGAGTACGAACCTGAGCAGTTTCCCGGCCTGGTATACCGGCTCGAAGTCCCCAAAGTTGTCGTACTTTTATTCGGGTCCGGTAAGTTGATCATCACCGGTGGCAAGCAACCGGAAGATGCAAAGAAAGCGGTGGTCAAGATTCTCTCTGACCTTCGCAGTCTCGGTCTCATCTGA
- a CDS encoding nucleotide-binding protein — protein sequence MKIGNVDVKISIVSVAVFVFFTLILIVASLFSPEIRTHLIWLIPVLFLLLVIPVVLNYMSRSQYAELEPEYERQAKTVRVKLINENMIGKIVRIEGVVERIHFQFMNRPQYSIADRSGAISVKMFTSPDENIKVNDVVEVLGQVIRRYIVTGEPVINCVSIRKKSARPANDD from the coding sequence ATGAAGATTGGAAATGTCGATGTGAAGATATCAATCGTCTCTGTTGCGGTGTTTGTGTTCTTTACCCTTATCCTGATTGTCGCCTCCCTTTTCAGCCCGGAGATCCGGACACATCTCATCTGGCTGATCCCGGTCCTGTTCCTGCTCCTGGTTATTCCCGTTGTGCTCAACTACATGAGCCGCAGCCAGTACGCGGAGCTTGAACCGGAGTATGAACGCCAGGCAAAGACGGTGCGGGTCAAGCTTATCAATGAAAATATGATAGGAAAAATTGTGCGCATCGAAGGCGTTGTTGAACGCATCCATTTCCAGTTCATGAACCGGCCCCAGTACTCAATTGCTGACCGCTCCGGCGCGATCTCGGTCAAGATGTTTACGAGCCCGGATGAGAATATCAAAGTGAACGATGTAGTTGAGGTGCTCGGGCAGGTTATCCGGCGCTATATCGTGACGGGCGAACCGGTCATCAACTGCGTATCGATCCGGAAAAAAAGTGCCCGGCCCGCAAACGATGACTAA
- the acs gene encoding acetate--CoA ligase, with product MAEDFNVKFTDKQYLTDPQIKKNSWIGDYREAYNAFLQDPDGFWDKIASELHWFSPYNKVKEWNFPDARWFIDGKTNISYNCLDRHVQSSRRNKVALIWKGEDDTERIYTYRQLYRDVMRFANGLKKLGVKKGDCVCIYMPMVPEQIISMLACARIGAVHSVVFGGFGAAALNSRITGAEAKVVITADVTFRRGKSIPLKHVIEEAIINAPSVEHVIVLRRELYQPVEIHHEMEVDFYDLIKDVSPDCEAEVMDAEDPLFILYTSGSTGTPKGIVHTCGGYMVGAYYTTKNVFDIKDNDVYWCTADPGWITGHSYVVYGPLSNGATIIITENTPDYPDAGVYWRMIEDFGVTILYTAPTAIRMFMKMGEEWPNKSNLSTLRILGSVGEPLNPEAFEWYYRVIGKNRCPVVDTWWQTETGMHMITTMLGEPMYPGFAGKSIPGVVADVVDKDGKSVPPGTGGFLVLKEPWPSMFRAVFNDRERYKMYWNTIPGCYAVGDLAVKNEQGYIMVLGRSDDLIVVAGHNIGTAEVESALVSHKAVAEAAVIGKPDAVKGNLIKAFVILRIGHEPTDRLKNELLYHVRITLGPIAMPSEIEFVTTLPKTRSGKIMRRVLKAKEMGMDPGDVSTLED from the coding sequence ATGGCTGAAGATTTTAACGTCAAATTCACCGACAAACAGTATCTGACAGATCCTCAAATAAAAAAGAACAGTTGGATCGGAGATTACCGGGAAGCGTACAATGCATTCTTACAGGATCCTGATGGTTTCTGGGACAAGATCGCATCAGAACTCCACTGGTTCTCTCCCTATAACAAAGTTAAGGAGTGGAATTTTCCCGATGCCCGGTGGTTTATTGACGGCAAGACCAATATCTCCTATAATTGCCTTGATCGTCACGTGCAGAGTTCCCGGCGTAACAAGGTCGCTCTCATCTGGAAAGGCGAGGATGATACCGAGAGAATCTACACGTACCGCCAGCTCTACCGTGATGTGATGCGTTTTGCCAACGGCTTAAAGAAACTCGGCGTGAAAAAAGGTGACTGTGTCTGCATTTACATGCCGATGGTACCAGAACAGATCATTTCGATGCTTGCCTGTGCACGAATCGGCGCTGTCCATAGTGTGGTCTTTGGCGGCTTTGGTGCTGCAGCACTTAACAGCCGGATCACGGGTGCAGAGGCCAAGGTTGTCATCACGGCAGATGTTACCTTCCGGCGGGGAAAATCCATACCGCTTAAGCATGTTATTGAAGAAGCGATCATCAATGCCCCCAGCGTGGAACATGTGATCGTGCTCCGGAGAGAACTTTACCAGCCGGTTGAGATTCACCATGAGATGGAAGTGGATTTCTATGACCTGATCAAGGATGTCAGCCCGGACTGTGAGGCTGAAGTGATGGATGCAGAAGATCCTCTCTTCATTCTGTATACCAGCGGATCCACCGGTACGCCAAAAGGTATTGTCCATACCTGTGGCGGATACATGGTTGGCGCCTATTATACCACGAAAAATGTCTTTGACATTAAAGATAATGATGTGTACTGGTGCACCGCAGATCCCGGCTGGATCACTGGTCATTCGTACGTGGTCTATGGCCCTCTCTCGAATGGTGCAACGATCATCATTACCGAAAACACACCGGATTATCCGGATGCCGGTGTTTACTGGCGAATGATCGAAGATTTCGGTGTCACGATTCTGTACACTGCGCCAACCGCAATCCGCATGTTCATGAAGATGGGTGAGGAATGGCCCAACAAGAGCAACTTAAGTACCCTGCGCATACTGGGTTCTGTGGGAGAACCACTCAATCCTGAAGCCTTTGAATGGTATTATCGTGTTATCGGGAAAAACCGGTGCCCGGTCGTGGATACCTGGTGGCAGACCGAAACCGGTATGCATATGATAACGACAATGCTTGGTGAACCAATGTACCCCGGTTTTGCCGGGAAGTCCATACCGGGTGTTGTGGCAGATGTGGTTGATAAGGATGGAAAATCCGTTCCTCCAGGCACGGGAGGTTTCCTTGTCTTAAAAGAACCCTGGCCGTCCATGTTTCGTGCAGTGTTTAATGATCGTGAGCGGTACAAGATGTACTGGAATACTATTCCGGGCTGCTATGCAGTCGGGGACCTTGCGGTTAAGAACGAGCAGGGATACATCATGGTCCTCGGGAGATCCGATGACCTTATCGTAGTAGCCGGTCATAATATCGGCACTGCAGAAGTTGAGAGTGCATTAGTCTCGCACAAGGCCGTTGCTGAGGCTGCCGTCATTGGAAAACCTGATGCAGTGAAAGGTAACCTGATCAAGGCTTTTGTTATCCTTCGCATAGGTCACGAGCCTACCGACCGGTTGAAAAATGAGCTCCTGTATCACGTCCGTATCACCTTAGGGCCGATTGCCATGCCTTCAGAGATTGAGTTCGTTACCACTTTGCCAAAGACCCGGAGCGGCAAGATCATGCGACGGGTTTTAAAGGCAAAAGAGATGGGGATGGACCCGGGTGATGTATCAACCCTTGAAGACTGA
- a CDS encoding 5'/3'-nucleotidase SurE, which produces MRPSILLTNDDGVSSVGLWAAYEALTPIADVTVVAPATQQSAVGRSISIFEPLRASQITINGLPAWSVAGKPTDAVIIGLYALKLAPTMIVSGINIGENLSTESIMTSGTVGAALEGSNQGTKGIAFSLQVEDQGDKFDDPRNIGHSFDAAKKVVHDVVSRVLEQGFSQHTDVINVNIPSVVKGGYEVTRLGPKLFHTGVEKRMDPRGRPYFWINGPLYDDAEEGTDVHAIRKGNVSITPITLDCTSYPAWEDTKKVFKN; this is translated from the coding sequence ATGAGACCTTCGATCCTGCTCACGAATGATGATGGCGTTAGTTCAGTCGGGCTCTGGGCGGCGTATGAAGCGCTCACCCCCATTGCCGATGTTACAGTAGTTGCACCGGCAACCCAGCAGAGTGCAGTCGGCAGGTCGATCTCGATCTTTGAACCCCTGCGGGCAAGCCAGATCACCATCAACGGGCTTCCGGCGTGGTCTGTTGCCGGTAAACCCACGGATGCGGTCATAATTGGCCTCTATGCGCTCAAACTCGCCCCGACCATGATTGTCAGCGGGATTAATATCGGGGAGAATCTCTCAACGGAATCGATCATGACCTCCGGCACGGTAGGGGCAGCGCTCGAAGGATCCAACCAGGGCACGAAGGGCATCGCGTTCTCATTGCAGGTAGAAGACCAAGGGGATAAGTTCGATGACCCCCGCAATATCGGGCACAGCTTCGATGCAGCAAAAAAAGTAGTGCACGATGTGGTCTCCCGCGTGCTCGAACAGGGGTTCTCCCAGCACACCGATGTGATCAACGTGAATATTCCCTCGGTAGTAAAAGGCGGGTATGAAGTGACCCGGCTGGGTCCCAAACTGTTCCACACCGGCGTGGAAAAACGGATGGATCCCCGCGGGCGACCGTATTTCTGGATCAATGGACCGCTGTATGACGATGCCGAAGAAGGAACAGATGTACATGCAATCCGGAAGGGAAATGTCTCGATTACGCCCATCACGCTGGACTGTACCTCCTACCCGGCATGGGAAGATACAAAAAAAGTGTTTAAGAATTGA